The Nostoc sp. 'Lobaria pulmonaria (5183) cyanobiont' genome window below encodes:
- the thyD gene encoding thylakoid membrane protein ThyD produces the protein MKVAITGSTGFVGSRLVQRLHGEGHKIVVLTRNTTFAQKVFPSEAFPNVEIVGYIPNASGSWQSVIASCDGVVNLAGEPIGEGRWTPERKQEILNSRKLGTQKIVEAIANANSKPSVLINASAIGYYGTSETATFDETSLSGNDFLAQVCQAWEAEATKVKDDGVRLVILRFGIVLGNGGALGKMIPPFKLFAGGPIGSGRQWFSWIHVDDLVNLILQALTKPEIEGVYNATAPNPVRMADLSQTLGQVMNRPSWLPVPGFAIEALLGDGAIVVLEGQQVIPKRAVQTGFEYKYPNLQSALTQILN, from the coding sequence ATGAAAGTCGCAATTACTGGATCAACAGGATTTGTCGGTAGTCGTTTGGTACAACGATTACACGGAGAAGGTCATAAAATAGTAGTATTAACTCGGAATACCACTTTTGCTCAAAAAGTTTTTCCATCTGAGGCTTTCCCTAATGTAGAAATTGTTGGCTATATACCAAATGCATCTGGTTCTTGGCAAAGTGTCATCGCTAGTTGTGATGGCGTAGTTAATTTGGCAGGAGAACCTATTGGTGAAGGACGTTGGACACCAGAACGGAAACAAGAAATCCTCAATAGCCGGAAGTTAGGTACACAAAAAATAGTTGAAGCAATAGCCAATGCTAACTCCAAACCATCTGTGTTAATTAACGCTTCGGCGATTGGCTACTACGGCACCAGTGAAACTGCTACCTTTGATGAAACCAGTCTATCTGGTAACGATTTTCTTGCCCAAGTCTGCCAAGCTTGGGAAGCTGAGGCGACAAAAGTAAAAGATGATGGCGTACGACTGGTAATTCTGCGTTTTGGGATTGTTCTGGGCAATGGTGGTGCTTTAGGTAAAATGATTCCGCCTTTCAAACTCTTCGCTGGTGGTCCTATTGGCAGTGGTCGGCAGTGGTTCTCATGGATTCACGTAGACGATTTAGTTAACCTGATTTTGCAAGCTTTAACTAAACCGGAAATAGAAGGTGTATATAATGCCACTGCTCCTAACCCAGTGCGAATGGCAGATTTAAGCCAAACTTTGGGACAAGTGATGAATCGACCTTCTTGGTTGCCTGTTCCTGGTTTTGCGATCGAAGCCCTTTTAGGAGACGGGGCTATAGTAGTTTTAGAAGGTCAGCAAGTTATCCCAAAACGTGCCGTGCAAACAGGCTTTGAGTACAAATATCCTAATTTGCAATCGGCATTAACACAAATTCTTAATTAA
- a CDS encoding tetratricopeptide repeat protein, with amino-acid sequence MTQTVESLFDTGLERYKAGESVESLIPVFKEVCDRAPKTSAAWVCLAWLYLLDNKPNLAYKAGQKAVKLNPQDPQARINLALAMLETKQKGLREHIDLAQQLIFVNKEWSDEIKNSIEDGLSRKPDWQSLTKVKNWLFEK; translated from the coding sequence ATGACTCAAACAGTTGAATCCCTGTTTGATACAGGTTTAGAACGCTATAAAGCAGGAGAATCAGTAGAATCTTTAATCCCTGTGTTTAAAGAAGTGTGCGATCGCGCTCCTAAAACTAGTGCTGCTTGGGTTTGTTTAGCGTGGTTGTATCTACTCGATAACAAACCCAACTTGGCTTACAAAGCTGGACAGAAGGCAGTCAAGTTAAATCCACAAGATCCCCAGGCTAGAATCAATCTCGCCTTAGCAATGCTGGAAACAAAGCAAAAAGGTTTGCGGGAACATATTGATCTAGCACAACAGTTAATTTTTGTCAATAAAGAATGGAGTGATGAAATAAAAAATAGTATTGAGGACGGTTTAAGTAGAAAACCAGATTGGCAGAGTTTAACAAAAGTCAAAAATTGGCTGTTTGAAAAGTAA
- a CDS encoding iron-sulfur cluster assembly accessory protein, with protein sequence MTQAIQAQQRGILLSEAALHQVKSLRDKQGTDFCLRVGVRQGGCSGMSYMMDFEDTSKIAPDDEVFDYDGFKIVSDRKSLLYLYGLMLDYSDAMIGGGFQFTNPNANQTCGCGKSFGV encoded by the coding sequence ATGACACAAGCAATTCAGGCTCAACAACGCGGAATTCTGTTGAGCGAAGCCGCATTGCACCAGGTAAAATCCCTCCGGGACAAGCAAGGCACAGACTTCTGCTTACGGGTAGGAGTACGTCAGGGTGGCTGTTCTGGGATGTCTTACATGATGGATTTTGAAGATACCAGCAAGATCGCCCCTGATGATGAAGTTTTTGACTATGATGGCTTCAAAATTGTCAGCGATCGCAAGAGTCTGTTATATCTCTACGGTTTGATGCTCGATTACAGCGATGCCATGATTGGCGGTGGTTTCCAATTTACTAACCCCAATGCTAATCAAACTTGTGGTTGCGGCAAGTCATTTGGGGTGTAA